In the Gorilla gorilla gorilla isolate KB3781 chromosome 10, NHGRI_mGorGor1-v2.1_pri, whole genome shotgun sequence genome, one interval contains:
- the LOC101146227 gene encoding large ribosomal subunit protein eL39-like, giving the protein MSSHKTFRIKHFLAKKQKQNRPIPQWIRMKTGNKIRYNSKRRHWRRTKLGL; this is encoded by the coding sequence ATGTCTTCTCACAAGACTTTCAGGATTAAGCATTTCCTggccaagaaacaaaagcaaaatcgtCCCATTCCCCAGTGGATTCGGATGAAAACTGGTAATAAAATCAGGTACAACTCCAAAAGGAGACATTGGAGAAGAACCAAGCTGGGGCTATAA